In Vigna angularis cultivar LongXiaoDou No.4 chromosome 8, ASM1680809v1, whole genome shotgun sequence, one DNA window encodes the following:
- the LOC128193635 gene encoding cytochrome P450 82A3-like, translating to MDFLLNCLTLNTTTLIASFLSLILLFFYLYRRISSEKRAPIVKGAWPILGHLSLLNGSKTPHRTLAALADKYGPLFTIKLGLKDALVLSNWEMSKELFTTNDLAVSSRPKLVAVEVMSYNQAFVGLAPYGPYWRELRKIVTKEFLSNRRIEQLSHIRISEIQTSFKELCDLCNTSVNNKKENESSYGAATLVDMKEWFEHLTFNIIVRMVVGKRYFGVAHVEGKEKAERFMKNLDEFMNLMGTFTVADGVPCLRWLDLGGHEKAMKATAKEMDTLLSEWLEEHREKKGLGEKVKGDQDFMDVMISALNGAPIHGFDADTICKATTLELILGGTDSTAVTLTWALSLLVRNPLAMEKAKEEIDMQIGKDGYIRESDISKLVYLQAIVKETLRLYPPAPLSSPRVFIENCILGGYHIKKGTRLMHNLWKIHRDPSVWSDPLEFKPERFLTTHQHVDLKGRHFELLPFGSGRRMCAGMSLGLNVLHFTLANMLHSFDISNPSTEPVDMTELFGFVNTRATPLEVLVKPRLPPNYYESL from the exons ATGGACTTTCTCCTAAATTGCTTAACCTTAAACACCACCACTCTTATTGCATCGTTTCTTTCTCTAATCTTGTTATTTTTCTATCTATATCGTAGAATTTCTTCTGAGAAACGGGCTCCTATAGTGAAAGGTGCATGGCCAATACTTGGTCATCTTTCACTGTTAAATGGTTCAAAAACACCCCATAGAACTTTGGCTGCTTTGGCTGACAAGTATGGACCCTTGTTCACCATCAAACTCGGTCTGAAAGATGCTTTGGTGCTCAGCAACTGGGAAATGTCCAAGGAACTCTTCACCACAAACGACCTTGCCGTTTCATCACGCCCTAAACTCGTTGCTGTGGAAGTCATGTCCTACAACCAAGCCTTCGTAGGGTTGGCTCCATACGGACCCTATTGGCGAGAGCTTCGAAAGATTGTGACTAAAGAGTTTCTCTCCAACCGCAGAATAGAGCAACTCAGCCACATTCGTATCTCAGAGATTCAAACCTCATTCAAAGAGCTATGCGATTTATGCAATACTAGTGTAAACAACAAGAAGGAGAATGAATCTAGTTATGGTGCTGCTACTTTGGTGGACATGAAAGAGTGgtttgaacatttgactttCAATATAATAGTGAGGATGGTGGTGGGGAAGAGGTACTTTGGTGTGGCGCATGTGGAGGGCAAGGAGAAGGCAGAAAGGTTTATGAAGAATTTAGATGAGTTCATGAATTTGATGGGCACTTTCACTGTGGCTGATGGGGTTCCTTGCTTGAGGTGGTTGGATCTGGGGGGCCATGAGAAGGCCATGAAAGCAACGGCTAAGGAAATGGACACGTTGTTGAGTGAGTGGTTGGAGGAGCACCGTGAGAAGAAGGGTTTGGGTGAAAAGGTTAAGGGCGATCAAGACTTCATGGATGTGATGATTTCAGCACTTAATGGGGCTCCGATTCATGGGTTTGATGCTGATACCATTTGCAAAGCCACTACCCTG GAATTGATTTTGGGTGGAACTGATTCAACTGCTGTTACTCTTACATGGGCACTTAGTCTGCTAGTACGAAATCCTCTTGCAATGGAAAAGGCTAAAGAAGAAATAGACATGCAAATTGGGAAAGATGGATACATAAGAGAATCAGACATAAGCAAACTTGTGTATCTTCAAGCCATAGTGAAAGAGACATTAAGATTGTATCCACCAGCACCTCTTTCATCACCTCGTGTATTCATAGAAAACTGCATCTTAGGTGGCTACCACATAAAAAAGGGAACTCGACTAATGCATAACCTGTGGAAGATCCACAGAGACCCTAGTGTTTGGTCAGATCCTTTAGAATTCAAACCAGAAAGGTTCCTCACCACTCACCAACATGTGGATCTGAAAGGTCGACATTTTGAGTTGTTACCCTTTGGAAGTGGGAGAAGAATGTGTGCTGGAATGTCCCTTGGCTTAAACGTGCTTCATTTCACTTTGGCTAATATGTTGCATTCCTTTGACATCTCAAATCCTTCGACTGAACCTGTTGATATGACTGAGTTGTTTGGATTTGTCAATACGAGAGCTACTCCACTGGAGGTTTTGGTTAAGCCACGCCTACCTCCAAACTATTATGAATCTTTGTAA